The sequence taaatttagAAGGCAAATGGCTGACACATAGCACCAGACACAAGTCCAAGATATGGTCAACCCATGGcacaagtttttttttttgagaaatgaaAGCATTTTATACTATCAGCTACATCGTGTACTCTCTATATTGTTATATAAGAACTTTTAGCAAAACAGCATTGAGTAAATGGTCTTCTATGGAATGATGATGAGAATTCACGAGACAAGTCCAAACAGCAAACAGTTACTTCCAATTTCCAAACAATACTACTAGTTTGCATATGCAGGATCATGTGCCCATTTGTTCTGTGTATATGACTATCCGGTGGTAGTGGCGGTGCCTCTTTGATCCCAAAAGTTACTATTCCATAGAAGTGAAATTTCATGCAAAAGCCTAGAGAGCAATGAAAACTTCAGAGAAAATAAAGCATTTAACCACACAGTTGTGCAGTCCTGGCACCACCACTGGTCCAAAGAAAGGAACAGTGATATACATACCTTCTTGAGAATTACATTTCTCCGAAGATGGAGCAGCATCTTCAACACTGCTACCAGAGGTCTTTGAGTCCCCAGCATCATCTTCCCTGGTTGTGCCCTTCACCAATTCTTCAATTGGTGCACTCCTGGGGACAGAATCCAAAGAACCATTCACTTCTTGAGCTTTGTATGCACATACATATTTGCCAAACATGCTAGCACAGACTGGAACAACTTCCACATGGCCTGGAGACCTAGGTGAAAACAAAAGTGTAATTTTTCAGTCTATAATTGTTAAGTTATAGATAACACAAGGCCATGGAAGTTACTGCAGTCTGAGATAGAACAACACTGCTACAATTATTTCATCAACCATTTTTGATGACACGAGATATAACAATGTTCTGTTCTCTGCTGTTTATAACAACAGACTAGCCAGCACCAGGGGTATATAATTCTTGTTGAATAACATAACAACCTATCCTTCCAATAAATGCGCTATAATTTAATGTTCATCGCAATACACATATCATGACAAAAGATGCCAGGTCCTAATTCTCGGCTATCGGAAAAAAGTACTAAGGTTAATTCGACTCACTGAATCCCTCAAACGCAGCTGGGCTCGCCGCTAATCACAAGATAAACTGCTTGGCAACCACATCGTCCTAGAACATCTTCTGAACAAAACGACTCAAAGCCTAAAGCTGCGAAGGGCACATTGTGCTAATCATAAAGAGCACCACTCAAAGCCTAAAGCAGCGAATGGCACATTGTGCTAATCATAAAGAGCACATTTGGGAATGGAGCCATCACCTGATATTGTGGTCGTGGCTGACGCATTTGAAGGTGTTCACAAAGTCTCCCTTACTGATAGCATTGGACCCCTTGTCGAACAGCTTTTGTGCCTGATCTATTGTTttccccccctctcccccctcctcacCACCTGCCTCCCCACTAGGCTTTGACACCAGCAGATGCTGTTGGACGCCTCGGAGCACAGGAGTGTAGAAGGTGACAACCGGAACCAAATTACCAAAGCTACTATGAACAAACACCTTCCTCACCTCCTCTGATTGTAGCTCAATCGTGAAGACGCCAGCAAGTGAGTTAACGAAAATGACATTAGCTCCCTCGACGAAGCCCATCACCCACACTCCATAACCTTCACTCAAGCGAGCACTAGCTGGGAAAAAATTGTGCAGGTTGATGACACGGCTCAGCACCCATTGTGCATCAGTGTCCTCACTCCCTTTCTCCAGTGTCCACAATTTGAGATGCGGACACCAATCTTCAATAAGTCCTAGTCGACCGTCCTCCGTCAGAATGAGATTAAAACGTACGTTCTCGTCATTGTCT comes from Triticum aestivum cultivar Chinese Spring chromosome 5B, IWGSC CS RefSeq v2.1, whole genome shotgun sequence and encodes:
- the LOC123117570 gene encoding uncharacterized protein isoform X3; protein product: MAAPPPPAAALPDELVQEILARLPPDDPASLLRASLVCKAWGLAVSHPGFRRRLHELHQAPPLLGFLPSWASDDTCTFIPTTASSFSLHAPDWHSCRAVDCRHGRALFLSVNQHAETLLVWEPITGAQNRLPVPAAYDSAKPFPGALMYSNAAVLCAADRCDHRDCLGGPFRVVFVFEEHTKEEQNVTSACVYSPEAGAWGELTSLHTELSIEITDNSSVLVGSSLLYFRASASVLEYDLARHALTLFVPPDNDENVRFNLILTEDGRLGLIEDWCPHLKLWTLEKGSEDTDAQWVLSRVINLHNFFPASARLSEGYGVWVMGFVEGANVIFVNSLAGVFTIELQSEEVRKVFVHSSFGNLVPVVTFYTPVLRGVQQHLLVSKPSGEAGGEEGGEGGKTIDQAQKLFDKGSNAISKGDFVNTFKCVSHDHNIRSAPIEELVKGTTREDDAGDSKTSGSSVEDAAPSSEKCNSQEGMYITVPFFGPVVVPGLHNCVVKCFIFSEVFIAL
- the LOC123117570 gene encoding uncharacterized protein isoform X1, with product MAAPPPPAAALPDELVQEILARLPPDDPASLLRASLVCKAWGLAVSHPGFRRRLHELHQAPPLLGFLPSWASDDTCTFIPTTASSFSLHAPDWHSCRAVDCRHGRALFLSVNQHAETLLVWEPITGAQNRLPVPAAYDSAKPFPGALMYSNAAVLCAADRCDHRDCLGGPFRVVFVFEEHTKEEQNVTSACVYSPEAGAWGELTSLHTELSIEITDNSSVLVGSSLLYFRASASVLEYDLARHALTLFVPPDNDENVRFNLILTEDGRLGLIEDWCPHLKLWTLEKGSEDTDAQWVLSRVINLHNFFPASARLSEGYGVWVMGFVEGANVIFVNSLAGVFTIELQSEEVRKVFVHSSFGNLVPVVTFYTPVLRGVQQHLLVSKPSGEAGGEEGGEGGKTIDQAQKLFDKGSNAISKGDFVNTFKCVSHDHNIRSPGHVEVVPVCASMFGKYVCAYKAQEVNGSLDSVPRSAPIEELVKGTTREDDAGDSKTSGSSVEDAAPSSEKCNSQEGMYITVPFFGPVVVPGLHNCVVKCFIFSEVFIAL
- the LOC123117570 gene encoding uncharacterized protein isoform X2; its protein translation is MAAPPPPAAALPDELVQEILARLPPDDPASLLRASLVCKAWGLAVSHPGFRRRLHELHQAPPLLGFLPSWASDDTCTFIPTTASSFSLHAPDWHSCRAVDCRHGRALFLSVNQHAETLLVWEPITGAQNRLPVPAAYDSAKPFPGALMYSNAAVLCAADRCDHRDCLGGPFRVVFVFEEHTKEEQNVTSACVYSPEAGAWGELTSLHTELSIEITDNSSVLVGSSLLYFRASASVLEYDLARHALTLFVPPDNDENVRFNLILTEDGRLGLIEDWCPHLKLWTLEKGSEDTDAQWVLSRVINLHNFFPASARLSEGYGVWVMGFVEGANVIFVNSLAGVFTIELQSEEVRKVFVHSSFGNLVPVVTFYTPVLRGVQQHLLVSKPSGEAGGEEGGEGGKTIDQAQKLFDKGSNAISKGDFVNTFKCVSHDHNIRSPGHVEVVPVCASMFGKYVCAYKAQEVNGSLDSVPRSAPIEELVKGTTREDDAGDSKTSGSSVEDAAPSSEKCNSQEVLR